One Phaseolus vulgaris cultivar G19833 chromosome 11, P. vulgaris v2.0, whole genome shotgun sequence genomic window carries:
- the LOC137839182 gene encoding uncharacterized protein: MAEDLPSIITKAVESSNKKLQDDISALEEENRLVRIEAEKLSCNLMMAEIEHSRVEDAMNTELRIARKEASDLRQKLHLLAQEKIELESKLVPYRLKVADLEASIKADATKVENLEKRSVEREVLLGKVEKERDDAVAKLAEAKEENEKIAAELAQVREENKKVADDLVQTRRETEELEKRADELKQQTEGLKQQNEELELSSAQVLAVGFDAALEQVACQYPELDLSMVSICNEVVDGKIVPSED, from the coding sequence atggcagaggacctcccctctaTCATAactaaagctgtggagagctccaacaAGAAACTTCAGGATGATATCTCCGCACtcgaagaggagaatcgcctggtaaggatcgaggcggaaaaGTTATCCTGCAACCTGATGATGGCGGAAATTGAAcactcaagggtggaggacgccatgaacACCGAGCTGAGGAttgcgcgcaaggaggcctccgacctacgccaaaaactgcacctcctagctcaagaaaagatcgagctggagagtaaACTGGTTCCCTACCGGctcaaggtggctgacttgGAGGCATCAATAAAAGCGGATGCAAccaaggtagagaaccttgaGAAAAGGTCGGTTGAGCGGGAGGTTCTCTTAGGAAAGGTTGAAAAGGAGAGGGATGACGCCGTGGCCAAGCTCGCCGAAGCCAAAGAGGAGAATGAAaagattgctgcagagctggcccaggtgcgggaggaaaacaagaaggttgctgatGACCTCGTTCAAACTCGTAGAGAAACTGAAGAGCTGGAGAAGcgagctgacgagctgaagcagcaaaccgaagggctcaagcaacaaaacgaagagctcgagctgagctctgcccaagTCCTCGCCGTTgggttcgacgccgccctggagcaagtcgcCTGCCAATAtcccgagctcgacctctccatggtgtcaatatgcaatgaagtggtggatgggaagatcgtgccttctgaagattag